Proteins encoded by one window of Micromonospora coxensis:
- a CDS encoding glutamate--cysteine ligase family protein, translating to MGEDVGVRTFSREDRARYREKVRRCLDVFAEMLRESRFDVERPMTGLEIEINLVDDDSMPTMRNADVLSAVADPSFQTELGQFNIEINVAPRRLAGTGAAEFEQHVRASLNAAEAKARTVGAHLVMIGILPTLRPEHLTAATLSANPRYELLNEQIFAARGEDLRIAITGVERLATTADTITPEAACTSTQFHLQVSPAQFADYWNAAQAIAGVQVALGANSPLFFGRELWRETRIPLFQQATDTRSEEIKAQGVRPRVWFGERWITSVFDLFEENVRYFPALLPVCDPEDPGEALAAGGVPKLAELRLHNGTVYRWNRPVYDVLKGRPHLRVENRVLPAGPTVLDTVANGAFYFGLVRALAESDRPLWSQMSFSAAEENFHSCARYGIDAQVFWPGLGYLPVTELVLRRLLPLAYHGLDRWGVDPAERDRLLGIIEQRCLTGRNGATWQVETLHRLESADHLDRPEALREVVRHYVELMHSNRPVHEWPLP from the coding sequence ATGGGCGAGGACGTCGGCGTGCGCACCTTCAGTCGTGAGGACCGGGCCCGCTACCGCGAGAAGGTACGCCGGTGCCTGGACGTGTTCGCCGAGATGCTGCGCGAGTCGCGCTTCGACGTCGAACGGCCGATGACCGGGCTGGAGATCGAGATCAACCTGGTCGACGACGACTCCATGCCGACGATGCGCAACGCCGACGTGCTCTCCGCCGTCGCCGACCCGAGCTTCCAGACCGAGCTGGGGCAGTTCAACATCGAGATCAACGTCGCGCCGCGCCGGCTGGCCGGCACCGGCGCCGCCGAGTTCGAGCAGCACGTGCGGGCCAGCCTCAACGCCGCCGAGGCCAAGGCCCGCACCGTCGGCGCGCACCTGGTGATGATCGGCATCCTGCCCACCCTGCGCCCGGAGCACCTGACCGCCGCGACGCTGTCGGCGAATCCGCGCTACGAACTGCTCAACGAGCAGATCTTCGCCGCCCGCGGCGAGGACCTGCGGATCGCGATCACCGGGGTGGAGCGGTTGGCCACCACCGCGGACACCATCACCCCGGAGGCCGCCTGCACCAGCACCCAGTTCCACCTCCAGGTCAGCCCGGCACAGTTCGCCGACTACTGGAACGCCGCCCAGGCGATCGCCGGCGTCCAGGTGGCGCTCGGCGCGAACTCCCCCCTCTTCTTCGGCCGGGAACTGTGGCGCGAGACCCGCATCCCGCTGTTCCAGCAGGCCACCGACACCCGCTCGGAGGAGATCAAGGCCCAGGGGGTACGCCCGCGCGTCTGGTTCGGCGAACGCTGGATCACCAGCGTCTTCGACCTGTTCGAGGAGAACGTGCGCTACTTCCCGGCCCTGCTGCCGGTCTGCGACCCGGAGGACCCGGGCGAGGCGCTCGCGGCCGGCGGGGTGCCGAAGCTCGCCGAGCTGCGGCTGCACAACGGCACCGTCTACCGCTGGAACCGACCCGTCTACGACGTGCTCAAGGGCCGCCCCCACCTGCGGGTGGAGAACCGGGTGCTGCCCGCCGGGCCGACCGTGCTCGACACCGTCGCCAACGGCGCGTTCTACTTCGGGCTGGTCCGCGCCTTGGCGGAGTCGGACCGTCCGCTGTGGTCGCAGATGTCGTTCAGCGCCGCCGAGGAGAACTTCCACAGCTGCGCCCGGTACGGCATCGACGCCCAGGTGTTCTGGCCGGGGCTGGGCTACCTGCCGGTCACCGAGCTGGTGCTGCGTCGGCTGCTGCCGCTGGCGTACCACGGGCTGGACCGGTGGGGGGTGGACCCGGCCGAGCGGGACCGGCTGCTCGGCATCATCGAGCAGCGCTGCCTGACCGGGCGCAACGGGGCCACCTGGCAGGTGGAGACGCTGCACCGGCTGGAGTCCGCCGACCACCTGGACCGGCCGGAGGCGCTGCGCGAGGTGGTGCGGCACTACGTGGAGCTGATGCACAGCAACCGCCCGGTGCACGAGTGGCCGCTGCCGTGA
- a CDS encoding DUF3817 domain-containing protein: MREKTTRLFVAAAIAEACSWLALLVGMAVKYGPPADEIGVKIFGPVHGALFVAYGLLVLVMARTHRWSLMVTAVALVCSVPPFATLFFERWAKRRGLLDPAPQPQRPLTPVG; encoded by the coding sequence ATGCGCGAGAAGACCACCCGACTGTTCGTGGCGGCGGCGATCGCCGAGGCGTGCTCCTGGCTGGCCCTGCTGGTCGGCATGGCGGTCAAGTACGGCCCCCCGGCCGACGAGATCGGCGTCAAGATCTTCGGCCCGGTGCACGGCGCCCTCTTCGTGGCGTACGGGCTGCTGGTGCTGGTGATGGCCCGGACCCACCGGTGGAGCCTGATGGTCACCGCCGTCGCGCTGGTCTGCTCCGTGCCGCCGTTCGCCACCCTGTTCTTCGAGCGCTGGGCCAAGCGGCGCGGCCTGCTCGACCCCGCCCCGCAGCCGCAGCGCCCGCTGACCCCGGTCGGCTGA